A section of the Oenanthe melanoleuca isolate GR-GAL-2019-014 chromosome 6, OMel1.0, whole genome shotgun sequence genome encodes:
- the DDIT4 gene encoding DNA damage-inducible transcript 4 protein, whose translation MPGLWERLAGGERGRLETSDCESLGSASGSEGDAEYAEGVSLPDMDLELLHDPEDEQLCASLLDVVQAALGRAPLGSRRCWRLLMPAQLQAQVRAELLRLACSEPCGLRGALLDLCVEHGKACHDVGRIAADPAVVPTFQLTLVLRLDSRLWPKIQGLFASGPAFAPLKLSTGFRVMKKKLYSSEQLLIEEC comes from the exons ATGCCCGGGCTGTGGGAGCGGCTGGCGGGCGGCGAGCGGGGCCGCCTGGAGACCTCCGACTGCGAGTCTCTGGGCAGCGCCTCCGGCTCGGAGGGAG ATGCCGAGTACGCCGAGGGTGTCTCTCTGCCGGACatggacctggagctgctgcacgACCCCGAGGACGAGCAGCTGTGCGCCAGCCTGCTGGACGTGGTGCAGGCGGCGCTGGGCCGGGCCCCGCTGGGCTCCCGGCGCTGCTGGCGGCTGCTGATGCCGGCGCAGCTGCAGGCGCAGGTGCGGGCGGAGCTGCTGCGCCTGGCGTGCAGCGAGCCCTGCGGGCTGCGCGGGGCCCTGCTGGACCTGTGCGTGGAGCACGGCAAGGCTTGCCACGACGTGGGGCGCATCGCCGCCGACCCCGCCGTGGTGCCCACCTTCCAGCTCACCCTGGTGCTGCGGCTGGACTCGCGCCTCTGGCCCAAGATCCAGGGACTCTTCGCCTCCGGGCCGGCGTTCGCGCCGCTGAAGCTGAGCACGGGCTTCAGGGTGATGAAGAAGAAGCTGTACAGCTCCGAGCAGCTGCTGATCGAGGAGTGCTGA